One Pseudonocardia abyssalis DNA segment encodes these proteins:
- a CDS encoding class I adenylate-forming enzyme family protein encodes MPQAHRHPPERIAEYVAAGWWHDDAAWTWDALFRARVSERGDAVAVVDPANRESLLGSPPRRPTWVELDAEVDALAAVLAARGIGPGAVVGTQLPNTVELVVAYLAVTRLGAVVSPFPMPWREHELAPLGASAGLRAVVTVGSFGDRRHAAEARASADGWPGDVAVLAWGPDLPAGVESLDGLPAATVPRLKQHPADVVTLCWTSGTEATPKGVPRCANSWTVIGRGCAAAPGLTAADVILSPFPLVNMAGFGGIFVPWLLTGATLVQHHPFDLPTYLRQIATERVTYTLAPPALLTGMLRAPGLLDAADLSSLRVVGSGSAPLSGALIREWRDRFGIEVTNFFGSNEGIPLISDQLTVPDPDARAAYFPWFGGPGRTWPNPASAGVCTRLVDLTTGEDVTEPGRPGELRVAGPTIMSGYWGGAGDPFDDQGFYRSGDVFAIADDDPTLLRYVDRARDIVVRGGMNISPAELEALIVSHPAVAEVAVVGVPDEVLGERTAAVVVLAPDTAAPTLDDLVAMLRERKVASYKLPERLAVVDALPRNPLGKVLKRELRTWLSSP; translated from the coding sequence GTGCCGCAGGCGCACCGGCACCCCCCGGAGCGGATCGCGGAGTACGTGGCCGCCGGCTGGTGGCACGACGACGCGGCCTGGACCTGGGACGCCCTGTTCCGCGCCCGCGTCTCCGAGCGCGGCGACGCGGTGGCCGTGGTGGACCCGGCCAACCGGGAGTCCCTGCTCGGCTCGCCGCCGCGGCGGCCGACCTGGGTGGAGCTCGACGCCGAGGTCGACGCGCTGGCCGCCGTGCTGGCGGCCCGCGGCATCGGGCCGGGTGCGGTCGTCGGCACGCAGCTGCCCAACACCGTCGAGCTGGTGGTGGCCTACCTCGCCGTCACCCGGCTCGGGGCGGTCGTCTCGCCGTTCCCGATGCCGTGGCGCGAGCACGAGCTGGCCCCGCTCGGTGCGTCGGCCGGGCTGCGCGCCGTCGTGACGGTCGGCTCGTTCGGCGACCGCCGGCACGCCGCGGAGGCCCGGGCGTCGGCGGACGGCTGGCCCGGTGACGTCGCCGTGCTCGCCTGGGGCCCGGACCTGCCCGCGGGCGTCGAGTCGCTGGACGGGCTGCCGGCCGCCACCGTGCCGCGCCTGAAGCAGCACCCCGCCGACGTCGTCACGCTGTGCTGGACGTCGGGCACCGAGGCCACGCCGAAGGGCGTGCCCCGCTGCGCCAACAGCTGGACGGTGATCGGGCGGGGCTGCGCCGCTGCCCCGGGCCTGACCGCCGCCGACGTGATCCTCAGCCCGTTCCCGCTGGTCAACATGGCCGGCTTCGGCGGGATCTTCGTGCCGTGGCTGCTGACCGGTGCCACGCTCGTCCAGCACCATCCGTTCGACCTGCCGACCTACCTGCGGCAGATCGCCACCGAACGCGTGACGTACACGCTGGCGCCGCCCGCGCTGCTCACCGGCATGCTGCGCGCGCCCGGGCTGCTGGACGCGGCCGACCTGTCCTCGCTCCGGGTCGTCGGGTCGGGTTCCGCCCCGCTGTCCGGCGCCCTGATCCGCGAGTGGCGCGACCGCTTCGGCATCGAGGTCACCAACTTCTTCGGCTCCAACGAAGGCATCCCGCTGATCTCCGACCAGCTCACCGTGCCCGACCCCGACGCCCGCGCCGCCTACTTCCCCTGGTTCGGCGGGCCCGGCCGCACCTGGCCCAACCCGGCGAGCGCCGGGGTCTGCACGCGGCTGGTCGACCTCACCACCGGCGAGGACGTCACCGAGCCGGGGCGTCCGGGCGAGCTGCGGGTGGCCGGTCCGACCATCATGTCGGGCTACTGGGGCGGGGCCGGCGACCCGTTCGACGACCAGGGCTTCTACCGCTCCGGCGACGTCTTCGCGATCGCCGACGACGACCCCACGCTGCTGCGCTACGTCGACCGCGCCCGTGACATCGTCGTGCGCGGCGGCATGAACATCTCCCCCGCCGAACTGGAGGCGTTGATCGTGTCGCACCCGGCCGTCGCGGAGGTCGCCGTCGTCGGGGTGCCGGACGAGGTGCTCGGGGAGCGCACGGCCGCGGTCGTCGTGCTCGCGCCGGACACCGCGGCCCCCACCCTGGACGATCTGGTGGCGATGCTGCGTGAGCGGAAGGTCGCGTCCTACAAGCTGCCCGAGCGCCTGGCCGTCGTCGACGCGCTGCCGCGCAACCCGCTCGGCAAGGTCCTGAAGCGGGAGCTGCGCACGTGGCTGAGCTCTCCGTAG
- a CDS encoding carotenoid oxygenase family protein yields the protein MTLFVAQETGTEDNPYLLGIHAPVRDEITAEDLEVIGEIPRDLNGVYLRNGPNRRYDAPGRYHWFDGDGMVHAMSFENGTARYRNRYVRTKALSTEEAAGHALWSGVMEPPRGNPVGTARGLPFKDSANTDLVHHDGRVLATWYLCGQPMSLDPLSLETIGAEDFLGTLRGDVMAHPKSDERTGELMWFDYGARDPLLRYGVVGASGRIEHEVAIDLPGPRLPHDMAITENFSILMDLPLVQDRDAARQGRYKLHFDRETPSRFAVIPRRGTDVRWFTAEPCYIYHVVNAFEEGRTIVLDVCRVTRPEPQPTRPGPLGKLLGYLRLDARLHRYVFDLDTGTSTETQLDDANTEFPSIDARMTGRPARYAYNVHIADTETVLFDGLLRYDRVTGERQDHRFGPGRYGSEAPFAPRDGSTGEDDGYLVSFVTDERTGRSEVEILDASDLTAGPVARVLLPQRVPVGFHATWVRADQLRTPS from the coding sequence GTGACGCTGTTCGTCGCCCAGGAGACCGGTACCGAGGACAACCCCTACCTGCTCGGGATCCACGCCCCCGTCCGCGACGAGATCACCGCCGAGGACCTCGAGGTGATCGGCGAGATCCCGCGCGACCTCAACGGCGTGTACCTGCGCAACGGCCCCAACCGCCGCTACGACGCTCCCGGTCGCTACCACTGGTTCGACGGCGACGGCATGGTGCACGCGATGTCGTTCGAGAACGGGACGGCGCGCTACCGCAACCGTTACGTCCGGACGAAGGCACTGTCGACGGAGGAGGCGGCCGGGCACGCGCTGTGGAGCGGGGTCATGGAGCCGCCACGGGGCAACCCCGTCGGCACCGCGCGCGGCCTGCCGTTCAAGGACAGCGCCAACACCGACCTCGTCCACCACGACGGTCGCGTGCTCGCCACGTGGTACCTGTGCGGGCAGCCGATGAGCCTCGACCCGCTGTCGCTGGAGACGATCGGCGCCGAGGACTTCCTCGGCACGCTGCGCGGGGACGTGATGGCGCACCCGAAGTCCGACGAGCGCACCGGCGAGCTGATGTGGTTCGACTACGGCGCCCGCGACCCCCTGCTGCGCTACGGCGTCGTCGGCGCGTCGGGGCGCATCGAGCACGAGGTGGCGATCGACCTGCCCGGCCCGCGGCTGCCCCACGACATGGCGATCACGGAGAACTTCTCGATCCTCATGGACCTGCCGCTCGTGCAGGACCGGGACGCCGCGCGGCAGGGCCGCTACAAGCTGCACTTCGACCGGGAGACCCCGTCGCGGTTCGCGGTGATCCCCCGCCGCGGTACGGACGTCCGGTGGTTCACCGCGGAGCCCTGCTACATCTACCACGTCGTCAACGCGTTCGAGGAGGGCCGCACGATCGTCCTCGACGTCTGCCGCGTCACCCGCCCGGAACCGCAGCCGACCCGCCCGGGCCCGCTGGGGAAGCTGCTCGGCTACCTGCGCCTCGACGCCCGCCTGCACCGCTACGTGTTCGACCTCGACACCGGCACCAGCACCGAGACCCAGCTCGACGACGCCAACACCGAGTTCCCCTCCATCGACGCGCGGATGACGGGCCGACCGGCCCGCTACGCCTACAACGTGCACATCGCCGACACCGAGACCGTCCTGTTCGACGGGCTGCTGCGCTACGACCGCGTCACCGGCGAGCGCCAGGACCACCGCTTCGGGCCCGGTCGCTACGGCAGCGAGGCCCCCTTCGCCCCCCGCGACGGCTCGACCGGGGAGGACGACGGCTACCTGGTGTCGTTCGTGACCGACGAGCGCACCGGGCGCAGCGAGGTGGAGATCCTCGACGCGTCCGACCTGACCGCGGGCCCGGTCGCCCGCGTGCTGCTGCCGCAACGGGTACCGGTCGGCTTCCACGCCACCTGGGTACGGGCCGACCAGCTCCGGACCCCCTCGTGA
- a CDS encoding RNA polymerase sigma factor, with the protein MSADLLRTLAPQVLGAVVRRFGHFDTAEDAVQEALLAATRQWPVDGVPDDPRAWLITVAARRLTDLLRSEAARRRREEADARLVVAPGPVVDADDTLVLLFLCCHPALSPASQIALTLRAVGGLTTAEIARAFLVPESTMTRRITRAKRAVAGQSFGMPADAGRLDAVLHVLYLVFNEGYAATAGPHLQRAELAAEAIRLSRVVHRLLPDDAEVAGLLALMLLTDARRPARTAPDGSPVPMAEQDRALWDADRIAEGVRLVSAALPRGPVGPYQLQAAIAAVHDEAPDAASTDWPQIIELYGVLLRVTDTPLVRLNRAVAVSMVDGPRAGLALVDGLPLDDDHRLHAVRAHLLETAGEADGARAAYLRAARLTPSLPQQRYLHGRAARL; encoded by the coding sequence GTGTCCGCGGACCTGCTGCGCACGCTGGCGCCGCAGGTCCTCGGCGCGGTCGTCCGGCGGTTCGGGCACTTCGACACCGCGGAGGACGCCGTGCAGGAGGCACTGCTGGCCGCCACCCGGCAGTGGCCCGTCGACGGTGTCCCCGACGACCCGAGGGCCTGGCTGATCACGGTGGCCGCGCGCCGGCTCACCGACCTGCTGCGCAGCGAGGCGGCCCGGCGGCGGCGCGAGGAGGCCGACGCCCGGCTCGTCGTCGCGCCGGGCCCCGTCGTCGACGCGGACGACACGCTCGTGCTGCTGTTCCTGTGCTGCCATCCCGCGCTGTCCCCGGCGTCGCAGATCGCGCTGACGCTGCGCGCCGTCGGCGGTCTCACGACGGCCGAGATCGCCCGGGCGTTCCTCGTGCCGGAGTCGACGATGACGCGGCGGATCACGCGGGCGAAGCGGGCCGTCGCCGGGCAGTCGTTCGGGATGCCGGCCGACGCGGGACGCCTCGACGCCGTCCTGCACGTGCTCTACCTGGTGTTCAACGAGGGCTACGCGGCGACGGCCGGCCCGCACCTGCAGCGCGCGGAGCTCGCGGCCGAGGCAATCCGGCTCTCCCGGGTCGTACACCGCCTGCTCCCCGACGACGCCGAGGTGGCCGGGCTGCTCGCACTCATGCTGCTCACCGACGCCCGCCGCCCGGCGCGGACCGCCCCGGACGGATCGCCGGTCCCGATGGCCGAGCAGGACCGCGCGCTGTGGGACGCCGACCGCATCGCCGAGGGCGTGCGCCTGGTCAGCGCGGCACTCCCCCGCGGCCCCGTCGGGCCGTACCAGCTGCAGGCGGCGATCGCGGCCGTGCACGACGAGGCCCCGGACGCCGCGTCGACCGACTGGCCGCAGATCATCGAGCTCTACGGGGTGCTGCTGCGGGTCACCGACACCCCACTGGTGCGGCTCAACCGCGCCGTCGCCGTCAGCATGGTCGACGGTCCGCGAGCCGGTCTGGCCCTCGTCGACGGGCTCCCGCTCGACGACGACCACCGCCTGCACGCCGTCCGTGCGCACCTCCTGGAGACCGCGGGCGAGGCCGACGGAGCCCGCGCGGCCTACCTGCGCGCGGCCCGGCTGACGCCCAGCCTCCCGCAGCAGCGGTACCTGCACGGGCGCGCCGCCCGCCTCTGA
- a CDS encoding YciI family protein, which produces MILLYGSQQAYDAMAGRPGDGPAMSPEDLAAMHEYMRSFHQKLVDSGEFVDARGLTAPVLARRVQLRGGVAAVTDGPYPETQEVLAGYTIVDCASLDRAVEIAAGLVNPDVPGEYVDVRPVLEDVAELEV; this is translated from the coding sequence ATGATCCTGCTCTACGGGTCCCAGCAGGCCTACGACGCGATGGCCGGGCGCCCGGGCGACGGTCCGGCGATGTCACCGGAGGACCTCGCGGCGATGCACGAGTACATGCGGTCCTTCCACCAGAAGCTCGTCGACTCCGGGGAGTTCGTCGACGCCCGCGGCCTCACCGCCCCCGTCCTCGCCCGCCGCGTGCAGTTGCGCGGCGGCGTCGCGGCCGTCACCGACGGGCCCTACCCGGAGACGCAGGAGGTGCTCGCCGGCTACACGATCGTCGACTGCGCGAGCCTCGACCGGGCCGTCGAGATCGCCGCGGGGCTGGTGAACCCGGACGTCCCCGGGGAGTACGTCGACGTCCGGCCCGTCCTGGAGGACGTCGCCGAGCTGGAGGTCTGA
- the trpS gene encoding tryptophan--tRNA ligase: MSTPTDRRPRVLSGIQPTADSFHLGNYLGAVRQWVALQDDHDAFYFVPDLHAITVEHDPKTLAARTRNGVAQLLALGLDPDRCTVFVQSHVPEHARLEWVLGCLTGFGEASRMTQFKDKAAKQTADRATVGLFTYPILQAADILLYNADRVPVGEDQRQHVELTRDLAQRFNSRFGRTLVVPEPYILAGTAKIQDLQDPSAKMSKSNSSPGGIVNLLDDPKVSAKKIRSAVTDAEREIRYDPENKAGISNLLTIHSALSGRTIAELEGDYAGKGYGDLKKDLAEIVADFTAPLAERVQGYLDDPAELDRVLARGATRAREVAGATLAAVHDKIGFLPPT; this comes from the coding sequence ATGAGCACGCCCACCGACCGCCGCCCGCGGGTGCTGTCCGGCATCCAGCCGACCGCCGACTCGTTCCACCTCGGCAACTACCTCGGCGCCGTGCGGCAGTGGGTGGCCCTGCAGGACGACCACGACGCGTTCTACTTCGTGCCCGACCTGCACGCGATCACCGTCGAGCACGACCCGAAGACGCTCGCCGCCCGTACCCGCAACGGCGTGGCGCAGCTGCTCGCGCTGGGCCTGGATCCCGACCGATGCACCGTGTTCGTGCAGTCGCACGTGCCCGAGCACGCCCGCCTGGAGTGGGTCCTGGGATGCCTCACCGGGTTCGGCGAGGCCAGCCGGATGACGCAGTTCAAGGACAAGGCGGCGAAGCAGACGGCCGACCGCGCCACCGTCGGCCTGTTCACCTACCCGATCCTGCAGGCCGCCGACATCCTGCTCTACAACGCCGACCGCGTGCCCGTGGGCGAGGACCAGCGCCAGCACGTCGAGCTCACGCGCGACCTCGCGCAGCGCTTCAACTCCCGCTTCGGCCGCACACTGGTCGTGCCCGAGCCGTACATCCTCGCGGGCACGGCGAAGATCCAGGACCTGCAGGACCCGTCGGCGAAGATGAGCAAGTCGAACTCCTCGCCCGGCGGCATCGTCAACCTGCTCGACGACCCGAAGGTCAGCGCGAAGAAGATCCGCTCGGCCGTCACCGACGCCGAGCGCGAGATCCGCTACGACCCCGAGAACAAGGCGGGGATCTCCAACCTGCTGACGATCCACTCCGCGCTCTCGGGCCGGACCATCGCCGAGCTGGAGGGCGACTACGCGGGCAAGGGCTACGGCGACCTGAAGAAGGATCTCGCCGAGATCGTCGCGGATTTCACTGCACCGCTCGCAGAACGGGTACAGGGCTATCTGGACGACCCGGCCGAGCTCGACCGGGTGCTCGCCCGCGGAGCCACCCGGGCGCGTGAGGTCGCCGGCGCGACACTGGCCGCCGTCCACGACAAGATCGGGTTCCTTCCCCCGACCTGA
- a CDS encoding YhjD/YihY/BrkB family envelope integrity protein: MAVAVDKDADIVRARAVEADKPAEPTKFEQLRARYEWLDHVVRAGARYTERHGDHYAAAITYFSVLALFPLILVSVAALGYVLFVQPDLLDQLKAGISANAPAGLDDLIVPIVDNAIMSRNTIGIIGLLGALYTGIGWMSNLREALSEQWGQPPTAPPIVKKTLFDLLTLVGLGVAMIGSFAITGLVFGFTGTILEFVGLSEQGWAKFLLGLFGILLGLAANWLIFLWVIARLPREHATLRSAAKAAVLGAIGFEVLKQVMTVYLASVTNSPTGQIIGPFIGLMVFAFFTSRFILFVTAWAATSRENEQDEKVEVPGPAVIHSEVTVRSGPAAGTAAGLVGAGAIAGVLGFGLLRGRRRD; the protein is encoded by the coding sequence GTGGCTGTTGCCGTCGACAAGGACGCGGACATCGTCCGGGCCAGAGCCGTGGAGGCGGACAAGCCCGCCGAGCCGACGAAGTTCGAGCAGCTGCGGGCGAGGTACGAGTGGCTCGACCACGTCGTGCGCGCGGGCGCCCGCTACACCGAGCGCCACGGCGACCACTACGCCGCGGCGATCACCTACTTCTCCGTGCTGGCGCTGTTCCCGCTGATCCTGGTCTCGGTGGCCGCGCTGGGCTACGTGCTGTTCGTGCAGCCCGACCTGCTCGACCAGCTCAAGGCCGGGATCAGCGCCAACGCCCCGGCCGGGCTCGACGACCTGATCGTCCCGATCGTCGACAACGCGATCATGTCCCGCAACACGATCGGCATCATCGGCCTGCTCGGCGCGCTCTACACCGGGATCGGCTGGATGTCGAACCTGCGAGAGGCGCTGTCCGAGCAGTGGGGCCAGCCGCCGACCGCACCGCCGATCGTCAAGAAGACGCTGTTCGACCTCCTCACCCTCGTCGGCCTCGGCGTCGCGATGATCGGCTCGTTCGCGATCACCGGACTCGTGTTCGGGTTCACGGGCACGATCCTGGAGTTCGTCGGGCTCTCGGAACAGGGCTGGGCGAAGTTCCTCCTCGGCCTGTTCGGCATCCTGCTGGGCCTCGCCGCCAACTGGCTGATCTTCTTGTGGGTGATCGCCCGGCTGCCCCGTGAGCACGCGACCCTGCGCAGCGCGGCGAAGGCCGCGGTGCTCGGCGCGATCGGGTTCGAGGTCCTCAAGCAGGTCATGACGGTCTACCTCGCGTCGGTCACGAACTCCCCGACCGGCCAGATCATCGGCCCGTTCATCGGTCTGATGGTGTTCGCGTTCTTCACCTCGCGCTTCATCCTGTTCGTCACGGCCTGGGCGGCGACGTCGCGGGAGAACGAGCAGGACGAGAAGGTCGAGGTGCCAGGGCCGGCGGTGATCCACTCGGAGGTGACGGTCCGCTCGGGGCCGGCCGCCGGTACCGCGGCCGGGCTCGTCGGGGCCGGGGCGATCGCCGGGGTGCTCGGGTTCGGGCTGCTGCGGGGTCGGCGGCGGGACTGA
- a CDS encoding D-alanyl-D-alanine carboxypeptidase family protein, translating to MRWVAVVGLVVGLLVTPAAAAGAAGCPGQAVPPGPPAAEETAGVAPLAVPSEPVGGLGVCGDRVAGGGAVPAELDAVGPVAVGPGAVQPSPTASFVLADLDTGAVLAVRAPHARHRPASTIKVLTAIVALRDLDPDLVVEGTAEDLRIDGSRAGIGPGGRYTVRQLLAGMLLNSGNDTAAALARTLGGDAATVDEMRATAASLGALDTRPATPSGLDGPGGASSAYDLALLFRVALRDPLFATTIATPSVPFPGYGDVPGFELSNSSRFLTRYPGALGGKTGFTDAARHTFVGAAERDGRRLVVALVRGEQSPAPMTAQAAALLDLGFALSADVEPLGVLVDEAPATTTPPVAADPGTPVPDDPAPVGPLLVGGTALLLALLTAAALVRRRR from the coding sequence GTGCGGTGGGTCGCGGTGGTGGGGCTGGTGGTCGGGCTGCTGGTCACGCCGGCGGCAGCCGCCGGGGCCGCCGGGTGTCCGGGGCAGGCCGTTCCCCCGGGCCCGCCCGCCGCGGAGGAGACGGCCGGCGTCGCGCCGTTGGCGGTGCCGTCGGAGCCGGTCGGCGGGCTGGGCGTCTGTGGTGACCGGGTGGCCGGGGGCGGGGCGGTGCCCGCAGAGCTCGATGCGGTGGGGCCCGTCGCCGTGGGGCCCGGCGCGGTGCAGCCCTCCCCCACGGCGTCGTTCGTGCTCGCCGATCTCGACACCGGCGCCGTGCTCGCCGTCCGCGCCCCGCACGCCCGCCACCGCCCGGCATCGACGATCAAGGTGCTGACGGCGATCGTCGCGCTGCGCGACCTCGATCCGGACCTCGTCGTCGAGGGCACCGCGGAGGACCTGCGCATCGACGGGAGCCGCGCGGGCATCGGCCCCGGCGGCCGCTACACGGTGCGGCAACTGCTGGCGGGGATGCTCCTCAACTCCGGCAACGACACCGCGGCCGCGCTGGCCAGGACGCTGGGCGGCGACGCGGCCACCGTCGACGAGATGAGGGCGACCGCCGCGAGCCTGGGCGCCCTGGACACCCGACCGGCCACCCCGTCCGGGCTCGACGGTCCGGGCGGCGCGTCGAGCGCCTACGACCTCGCGCTGCTGTTCCGGGTGGCGCTGCGCGACCCGCTGTTCGCCACGACGATCGCGACGCCCTCGGTGCCGTTCCCCGGTTACGGGGACGTGCCGGGGTTCGAACTGTCCAACTCGAGCCGGTTCCTCACCCGCTACCCCGGCGCACTCGGCGGCAAGACCGGCTTCACCGACGCCGCGCGGCACACGTTCGTCGGGGCGGCGGAGCGCGACGGCAGGCGGCTCGTCGTCGCGCTGGTGCGCGGCGAGCAGTCCCCCGCCCCGATGACGGCGCAGGCCGCGGCACTGCTCGACCTCGGCTTCGCGCTGTCCGCCGACGTCGAGCCGCTCGGTGTACTGGTGGACGAGGCACCCGCGACCACCACCCCGCCCGTGGCCGCCGACCCGGGGACCCCCGTTCCGGACGATCCCGCCCCGGTCGGTCCACTGCTCGTCGGCGGCACGGCGCTGCTGCTCGCGCTACTGACCGCCGCCGCGCTGGTCCGTCGCAGGCGCTGA
- a CDS encoding SRPBCC family protein, with translation MDEVTTTVAAPPETVWALVTDITRMGEWSPENTGGTWTGGATGPAPGARFIGRNRKGWVRWSTRCRVVECAEPSRFAFTVAENRMTWGWRLEPADGGTRLTQWRDRTAPPNVAVRALVASGLLGRDREQLMVDGMHRTVAAVKAAAER, from the coding sequence ATGGACGAGGTCACGACGACGGTCGCCGCCCCACCGGAGACGGTGTGGGCACTGGTCACCGACATCACGCGGATGGGCGAGTGGAGCCCGGAGAACACCGGTGGGACATGGACCGGCGGGGCGACGGGCCCGGCCCCCGGAGCCCGGTTCATCGGCCGCAACCGCAAGGGGTGGGTGCGCTGGAGCACCCGCTGCCGCGTCGTGGAGTGCGCGGAGCCGTCCCGGTTCGCGTTCACCGTCGCGGAGAACCGGATGACGTGGGGCTGGCGGCTGGAACCCGCCGACGGCGGTACCCGGCTCACGCAGTGGCGCGACCGCACCGCCCCGCCGAACGTCGCCGTCCGAGCGCTGGTGGCCAGCGGGTTGCTGGGTCGCGACCGCGAACAGCTGATGGTCGACGGGATGCACCGCACGGTGGCTGCGGTGAAGGCGGCGGCGGAACGCTGA
- a CDS encoding BMP family lipoprotein, with amino-acid sequence MALAAAVLSSALVLAGCARDTGTPAAGGDAAATECARNPAPAAAGGAAPTAAPIAPNADASALRVGLAFDVGGRGDQSFNDSAYAGLEQAVAELGLVQANTREVAAATGESEDARVSRLRQLATDGFNPIVAVGFAYSESLTTVAAEFPDTQFAIVDSVVDLPNVTSLIFAAEQGSFLVGAAAALRTTSCQIGFVGGVEVPLIQAFEAGFVQGAKAVAPDIEVDVDYISPAGDFSGFNDPARGTEVTRGQLDGGADVIYHAAGGSGQGVFEAVASATTPDAPKFAIGVDSDQYNTVDAPTNEVIMTSMLKRVDVAVFNYINAVAAGDTTVIPPAFDLSVDGVGYSTSGGGVDDLVADLDAYKAAIINGDITVNSTP; translated from the coding sequence ATGGCACTCGCAGCAGCAGTGCTGAGCAGTGCGCTGGTCCTCGCGGGCTGTGCCCGCGACACCGGCACCCCCGCCGCCGGTGGTGACGCGGCCGCCACGGAGTGCGCCCGCAACCCCGCCCCCGCCGCCGCGGGCGGCGCGGCCCCGACCGCGGCCCCCATCGCCCCGAACGCCGACGCCAGCGCGCTGCGCGTCGGCCTCGCGTTCGACGTGGGCGGCCGGGGCGACCAGTCGTTCAACGACTCCGCCTACGCCGGTCTGGAGCAGGCCGTCGCCGAGCTCGGCCTGGTGCAGGCCAACACCCGTGAGGTGGCTGCGGCCACCGGCGAGAGCGAGGACGCGCGCGTCAGCCGCCTGCGCCAGCTCGCCACGGACGGCTTCAACCCGATCGTCGCGGTCGGTTTCGCCTACTCCGAGTCGCTGACGACGGTCGCCGCGGAGTTCCCGGACACCCAGTTCGCGATCGTCGACTCCGTCGTCGACCTGCCCAACGTCACCAGCCTGATCTTCGCCGCCGAGCAGGGTTCGTTCCTGGTCGGCGCGGCGGCCGCGCTGCGCACGACGTCGTGCCAGATCGGCTTCGTCGGTGGCGTCGAGGTGCCGCTGATCCAGGCGTTCGAGGCGGGCTTCGTCCAGGGCGCGAAGGCGGTGGCCCCGGACATCGAGGTCGACGTCGACTACATCTCGCCCGCCGGCGACTTCTCCGGCTTCAACGACCCGGCCCGCGGCACCGAGGTGACCCGTGGCCAGCTCGACGGCGGCGCCGACGTGATCTACCACGCGGCCGGTGGCTCCGGCCAGGGCGTGTTCGAGGCGGTCGCCTCGGCCACCACCCCGGACGCCCCGAAGTTCGCGATCGGTGTCGACTCCGACCAGTACAACACCGTCGACGCCCCGACCAACGAGGTGATCATGACCTCGATGCTCAAGCGCGTCGACGTCGCGGTCTTCAACTACATCAACGCGGTCGCGGCCGGTGACACGACGGTGATCCCGCCGGCGTTCGACCTGTCGGTCGACGGCGTGGGGTACTCGACCA